One part of the Thermodesulfovibrio sp. 3462-1 genome encodes these proteins:
- a CDS encoding CBS domain-containing protein: MSHTKLVKDVMLEIFEYPHIPYWFSIEQTIKVVKASFIQPQKHMNPLAVLVFDEKYNLLGIVTLKDILKGLEPVCVKSHSKIEVPQKEQTELTNVWDSLFKEESKKLAQKPVSEIMVPAKHFVDPSDPVTKAAYLLIYYDLPLLPVIEDNRKLIGIVRMVEVFDAISEEIVK, from the coding sequence ATGTCCCATACAAAATTAGTAAAAGATGTAATGCTTGAAATATTTGAATATCCTCATATACCTTACTGGTTCAGTATTGAACAGACCATTAAAGTTGTTAAGGCTTCTTTCATTCAGCCTCAAAAGCATATGAATCCCCTTGCTGTATTAGTATTTGATGAAAAGTATAATCTTTTGGGAATTGTTACACTTAAGGATATTTTAAAGGGGCTTGAACCTGTATGTGTTAAGTCACATTCAAAAATAGAAGTTCCACAGAAGGAACAAACAGAACTTACAAATGTCTGGGACAGCCTTTTTAAAGAGGAATCAAAAAAGCTTGCTCAGAAACCTGTAAGTGAAATAATGGTTCCAGCGAAACATTTTGTTGATCCCAGTGATCCTGTTACAAAAGCTGCTTATTTGTTAATTTATTATGATTTGCCTTTATTACCAGTCATTGAAGACAACCGAAAGCTTATTGGCATTGTAAGAATGGTTGAGGTATTTGATGCAATTTCAGAAGAAATTGTTAAATAG
- a CDS encoding ArsB/NhaD family transporter has translation MKKLFILIVMVFILNNSALAVETQKDVDIFYISGTILDSHKEPVKEAEIRLLVNGQPHKIITDHKEIDKTTTSSHATFQIKFQLPKDAIDTAKIQIEIVKSSFNKTIIDFKKDDFAVKGNEFYISKDIIIQRHIGPAFWIATAIFLIVYALISFELLHRTVAAMIGAATMLIITYTLGTLNPEFHIISFERAIQAIDMNVVFLLMGMMIIIGVLKHTGVFQWCAYMSYKIAKGNIMILAVISCFFIAATSAFLDNVTAMLLYTPVLIEIAIALKINPLSLLIPGIMASNVGGTATLIGDPPNIMIGSYAGLTFMQFVYAFTPVCIAALLALVLYNKFFYSKEYKKGRVEDVNGFISHLREEYKITDKNLLTYGAFIMAIVMAFFATHGICHMQVSIPALFGAGLLFTYAVVTKKVKMLELIEKDIEWSTLLFFIFLFIIVGAVEEVGLLATVADWIHQLSAGNLTVAICLILWVSAIMSAFVDNIPFTATMLPIVAYLSKIIPGAENNVLWWAVALGACFGGNGTMIGASANVVTMGIAEAAGYRISFFGFFKYAFLYMIISVGISNLWLLLFY, from the coding sequence ATGAAGAAGCTATTTATTTTAATAGTGATGGTTTTTATTTTAAATAATTCTGCATTGGCTGTAGAAACTCAAAAAGATGTGGATATATTTTATATTTCAGGGACAATTCTTGATTCCCATAAAGAGCCTGTAAAGGAAGCTGAAATCCGTCTTCTCGTAAATGGGCAGCCACATAAGATAATTACAGACCATAAAGAAATTGATAAAACTACTACATCTTCACATGCAACATTCCAGATAAAATTTCAACTTCCAAAAGATGCAATTGATACAGCAAAAATTCAGATTGAAATTGTAAAAAGCTCATTTAATAAAACAATCATTGACTTCAAAAAAGATGATTTTGCAGTTAAAGGAAACGAGTTTTATATAAGCAAGGATATAATTATTCAGCGTCATATTGGACCTGCTTTTTGGATTGCAACTGCAATATTTTTAATTGTCTATGCTTTGATTTCTTTTGAACTTCTTCATAGAACAGTGGCTGCCATGATTGGTGCGGCAACAATGCTTATAATTACCTATACACTTGGCACCTTGAATCCAGAGTTTCATATAATCTCCTTTGAAAGGGCAATTCAGGCAATTGATATGAATGTTGTATTTCTTCTTATGGGAATGATGATAATTATTGGAGTTTTGAAACACACAGGAGTTTTTCAGTGGTGTGCTTACATGTCCTATAAAATTGCAAAAGGAAATATAATGATTCTTGCAGTAATTTCATGCTTTTTTATTGCAGCGACTTCTGCATTTCTTGACAATGTGACAGCAATGCTTCTTTACACACCTGTTTTAATAGAGATAGCAATTGCTTTAAAAATTAATCCTTTATCTTTACTTATTCCCGGTATTATGGCATCAAATGTTGGTGGAACAGCAACCCTTATCGGTGACCCACCAAACATAATGATTGGCTCATATGCAGGGCTTACTTTTATGCAGTTTGTCTATGCTTTCACTCCTGTGTGTATTGCAGCTTTGCTTGCTCTTGTTTTATACAACAAATTTTTCTACTCAAAGGAATACAAAAAGGGTAGAGTTGAAGATGTCAATGGTTTTATTAGCCATCTTAGAGAAGAATACAAGATCACTGACAAAAATCTTCTTACTTATGGAGCTTTTATAATGGCAATTGTTATGGCTTTTTTTGCAACCCATGGGATATGCCATATGCAAGTAAGCATTCCAGCACTTTTTGGTGCAGGACTTCTTTTCACATATGCTGTTGTTACAAAAAAAGTGAAAATGCTTGAACTTATTGAAAAAGATATTGAGTGGAGCACGCTTTTATTTTTTATCTTTCTTTTTATAATTGTTGGTGCAGTTGAGGAAGTAGGGCTTCTTGCTACAGTTGCAGATTGGATTCATCAGCTTTCAGCAGGAAATCTTACTGTTGCCATATGCTTGATTTTGTGGGTTTCTGCAATAATGAGTGCTTTTGTTGACAACATTCCATTTACTGCAACTATGCTTCCTATTGTTGCCTATCTAAGCAAGATTATCCCGGGCGCAGAAAACAATGTTCTTTGGTGGGCAGTTGCACTTGGTGCATGTTTTGGCGGAAATGGAACAATGATTGGTGCCAGTGCCAATGTTGTAACAATGGGAATTGCAGAAGCTGCTGGATATAGGATAAGCTTTTTTGGTTTTTTTAAATATGCTTTTTTATATATGATAATAAGCGTAGGTATTAGTAATTTGTGGCTATTGCTTTTTTACTAA
- a CDS encoding universal stress protein, giving the protein MISCPFERVLLPVDRSDNSNRAIKFAAAVISNIESADITILYVMTGGYLSERMKNIDFRAELIKESEIFKKIKAKHIENNIVPFLNEYESILKTAGVKARIIKRIEEGDPGNKIIEIVTNEGFQTVMLARRGMSEVRGFLLGSVSNKVIHGLLNQNIYIVGEKISEQSPLCRILVPVDGSEYSMKALEHSVGLAKTIKGIENITILRVINISFYFERVKQGIDPEAEAEEILNKAKKRFIDENISDEKLVITKIRVGLPAVEILKEIEEGGYSLIIMGRKGRSALRDLVFGGVSSAVINKCFEPTVAIINQ; this is encoded by the coding sequence ATGATAAGCTGTCCATTTGAAAGGGTTTTACTGCCTGTTGACAGAAGTGATAATTCAAATAGAGCTATAAAATTTGCTGCCGCAGTCATTTCAAACATTGAAAGTGCAGATATTACAATTCTTTATGTAATGACTGGTGGATACTTGAGTGAACGCATGAAAAACATTGATTTTAGAGCAGAGCTAATAAAGGAGTCAGAGATTTTTAAAAAGATTAAAGCTAAACATATTGAAAACAATATTGTGCCTTTTTTGAATGAGTATGAGAGTATTCTGAAAACTGCAGGAGTAAAAGCCAGAATAATCAAGAGAATTGAAGAAGGTGATCCAGGGAATAAGATAATTGAAATTGTCACTAACGAAGGCTTTCAAACAGTAATGCTTGCCCGTAGAGGTATGTCAGAAGTTAGGGGTTTTTTACTTGGAAGTGTTTCAAATAAAGTTATTCACGGTTTGTTAAATCAAAATATTTATATTGTGGGAGAGAAAATTTCAGAACAAAGCCCTCTCTGCCGAATTTTAGTTCCTGTTGATGGTTCTGAGTATTCGATGAAAGCATTGGAACACTCAGTGGGTCTCGCAAAAACAATAAAAGGGATAGAAAACATCACAATTTTAAGGGTGATAAATATTTCTTTTTATTTTGAAAGAGTAAAACAGGGAATAGACCCTGAAGCAGAAGCAGAGGAGATACTCAATAAGGCAAAAAAGAGATTTATTGATGAGAATATATCTGATGAAAAGTTAGTCATAACAAAAATCAGAGTAGGATTGCCTGCTGTTGAGATTTTAAAGGAGATTGAAGAGGGTGGATATAGTCTGATAATCATGGGAAGAAAGGGACGCTCAGCCCTGCGAGACCTTGTTTTTGGCGGTGTAAGTTCAGCAGTTATAAATAAATGTTTTGAGCCAACAGTGGCAATAATAAATCAATAA